The Candidatus Tanganyikabacteria bacterium genome has a segment encoding these proteins:
- the ndhC gene encoding NADH-quinone oxidoreductase subunit A, translating into MVQPGFAALIALLLASVAIPLVMLGVSSILHPRGGKELKYLTYESGEIPVGNAWIQYNVRYYLFALIFVVFDVESVFLYPWAVAYNQLGLFAFVEAMIFVGILTLGLVYAWRKGALEWA; encoded by the coding sequence ATGGTTCAACCCGGATTTGCAGCTCTCATCGCGCTATTGCTAGCTTCTGTCGCCATTCCGCTGGTGATGCTGGGCGTTTCATCCATCCTGCACCCGCGCGGCGGCAAGGAGCTCAAATACCTGACCTACGAGTCCGGCGAGATCCCGGTCGGCAACGCCTGGATCCAGTACAACGTCCGCTACTACCTGTTTGCCTTGATTTTCGTCGTCTTCGACGTGGAAAGCGTGTTCCTGTACCCGTGGGCCGTGGCCTACAACCAGTTGGGCCTCTTCGCTTTCGTCGAGGCGATGATCTTCGTGGGCATCCTCACGCTCGGCCTGGTCTACGCATGGCGGAAGGGGGCGCTCGAATGGGCGTAG
- a CDS encoding NADH-quinone oxidoreductase subunit C, with protein MSDEDKKATPEAGTEAGPTRDAPTGDAPTGDAGPITEAGSTKEATVAAAPAPAPAVPKAPAKPAAPPLELSPAGKALADAVAGLGFDLGEARPDSWGNPTFEVAPDRLVDLGTALKAKLGLSYLACLAPLDWPDRWEVAYHLYDFERKTWLALKTRIPKDQVQIPSVTPLWPAANWYEREGYDMYGVEFAGHPHLARLLMSDDWQTFPLRKDHPMDLEGGY; from the coding sequence ATGAGCGACGAAGACAAGAAGGCCACCCCCGAGGCCGGCACGGAGGCCGGCCCCACCCGGGACGCCCCCACCGGGGACGCCCCCACCGGGGACGCCGGCCCCATCACGGAGGCCGGCTCCACCAAAGAAGCGACCGTGGCGGCCGCGCCAGCTCCTGCGCCCGCCGTTCCGAAGGCGCCGGCCAAGCCGGCCGCTCCGCCGCTGGAGCTGTCGCCGGCCGGCAAGGCGCTGGCCGACGCCGTCGCTGGCCTCGGGTTCGATCTCGGCGAGGCCAGGCCCGACAGCTGGGGCAACCCGACCTTCGAGGTCGCGCCCGATCGCCTCGTGGACCTGGGCACGGCCCTCAAGGCGAAGCTGGGCCTTTCGTACCTCGCATGCCTCGCTCCGCTGGATTGGCCCGATCGCTGGGAGGTCGCCTACCACCTCTACGATTTCGAGCGCAAGACCTGGCTCGCGCTCAAGACGCGCATCCCCAAGGACCAGGTGCAGATCCCGTCGGTGACGCCGCTCTGGCCTGCGGCCAACTGGTACGAGCGCGAGGGCTACGACATGTACGGCGTCGAGTTCGCCGGGCACCCGCATCTCGCCAGGCTCCTGATGAGCGACGACTGGCAGACCTTCCCGCTCCGGAAGGACCATCCGATGGACCTGGAGGGTGGGTACTGA
- a CDS encoding NADH-quinone oxidoreductase subunit J: protein MDAQQILFYGLAALILGSAAGVVFLKNTVHSAFLLVLTFGSIAAVFLMLNADFVAMAQLLVYAGAVVIMLLFALMLTQRRETAVIGGVNESRSFVAGLTSLLLFVVYFRVVSASPWGTADHSRTVIEAAVKGPGGTAMIIGQEFFGTWLLPFEVASVLLLMALIGAIMLAKRET from the coding sequence GTGGACGCCCAGCAAATCCTGTTCTACGGCCTCGCCGCCCTGATCCTCGGCTCGGCGGCCGGAGTCGTGTTCCTCAAGAACACCGTGCACTCGGCCTTCCTGCTGGTCCTGACGTTCGGCAGCATCGCCGCGGTCTTCCTGATGCTGAACGCCGACTTCGTGGCCATGGCGCAGTTGCTGGTGTACGCGGGAGCGGTGGTGATCATGCTGCTCTTCGCGCTGATGCTTACGCAACGGCGCGAGACGGCGGTCATCGGTGGCGTCAACGAGTCGCGCAGTTTCGTGGCGGGCCTGACCAGCCTCCTGCTCTTCGTGGTGTATTTCCGGGTGGTGAGCGCCTCGCCGTGGGGCACCGCCGACCATTCCAGGACCGTCATCGAGGCCGCGGTCAAGGGGCCGGGCGGCACGGCCATGATCATCGGCCAGGAGTTCTTCGGGACCTGGCTGCTGCCTTTCGAGGTCGCGTCGGTGCTCCTCCTGATGGCCCTGATCGGCGCCATCATGCTGGCCAAGCGCGAGACTTGA
- a CDS encoding NADH-quinone oxidoreductase subunit I, translated as MSDGIKSLNPLERAFQGAKAVAAGLATTLKHAARPEITINYPEVRPEIPAAFRGLPGLPPTREGKTWCISCNACARVCPPQCIYITSHKGDDKKLVLDDFVVDANLCIMCGLCEEVCPAPADATKTDYPGVAIQLTHLYEFSGYTHEDLVFHLPQLEQIGAEFNRNTSRDLPGKPGTLRYAEKEVK; from the coding sequence GTGAGCGACGGGATCAAGAGCCTGAACCCGCTGGAGCGGGCATTCCAGGGGGCCAAGGCCGTGGCCGCGGGCCTCGCGACGACGCTCAAGCACGCCGCGCGGCCCGAGATCACGATCAACTATCCCGAGGTCCGGCCGGAGATCCCCGCGGCCTTCCGCGGCCTGCCCGGGTTGCCGCCCACCCGCGAGGGCAAGACCTGGTGCATCTCCTGCAACGCGTGCGCCCGCGTCTGCCCGCCCCAGTGCATCTACATCACCAGCCACAAGGGCGATGACAAGAAACTGGTGCTCGACGACTTCGTCGTGGACGCCAACCTGTGCATCATGTGCGGCCTCTGCGAGGAAGTCTGCCCGGCGCCCGCCGACGCCACCAAGACGGATTACCCGGGCGTGGCCATCCAGTTGACGCATCTCTACGAGTTCTCGGGCTACACCCACGAGGACCTGGTCTTTCACTTGCCGCAACTGGAGCAGATAGGCGCCGAATTCAACCGCAACACCAGCCGCGACCTGCCGGGCAAGCCCGGCACGCTCCGGTACGCGGAAAAAGAGGTCAAGTAG
- the nuoL gene encoding NADH-quinone oxidoreductase subunit L → MVSDQLFLFGLQVQSLVWLIPLLALLASAACGALWLGGERREEVFNAIALGSMTLVLVASGALFGFVMGGSHVIPRMDLPFLQIGDKTLALTVAADTLSVLMLVVVALVSFLVQLYSTSYLHDDEGYGRYFSFINLFSFAMLALVVVDDLLAVYMCWELVGLGSYLLIGHWYKKPEAAQAAKKAFVITRIGDFGFLLGILMLFGMFGTLELDALAEKVTHLEGVKAAFGLAPEAGLLVAAVLLFWGPIGKSAQFPLHVWLPDAMEGPTPVSALIHAATMVAAGVYLTARTMFLFAAAPHGALQFVGWIGAITALLAGSLALAQWDIKRILAYSTVSQLGYMMLALGFGPIGVAASIFHLFNHAFFKALLFLGSGSVIHATHSQDIREMGGLRKYMPWTFWPFTIATLSIAGVPLLSGFWSKDAILYLAWEHDKALWAVGTLVAGLTAFYMARLWFYTFAGTYRGEAEGRAHPHESPWPMTFPLAVLAVPSVLSGYWGTPWADGFKDFLMGGLAHSQHFAIGAGHGVAHGATHGAGGTPALPGFLGLPGAEWLVMGVSTMVALGGLAAAWACYGRQAATEPLERLGAVWTFLARKAYFDELYAAIRDRVVWAFAGFCSGFDKYVVDGLVNLVALGNIGAGEGLRQSETGKAQTYLWTLVAGTTVFAVVMVVFQNSIWAWAGAVVALLVMLVFGLYDRLAKA, encoded by the coding sequence ATGGTAAGCGACCAGCTCTTCCTCTTCGGCCTGCAAGTTCAGTCGCTGGTCTGGCTGATCCCCCTGCTGGCGCTCCTGGCCAGCGCGGCGTGCGGCGCCCTGTGGCTGGGCGGCGAGCGGCGCGAGGAAGTCTTCAACGCCATCGCCCTGGGATCCATGACGCTCGTGCTGGTGGCTTCGGGCGCGCTGTTCGGGTTCGTGATGGGCGGCAGCCACGTGATCCCCCGCATGGACCTCCCCTTCCTGCAGATCGGCGACAAGACGCTCGCCCTCACCGTGGCGGCCGACACCCTGTCGGTGCTGATGCTCGTCGTGGTGGCCCTGGTCAGCTTCCTGGTCCAGCTCTACTCCACGTCGTACCTGCACGACGACGAGGGCTACGGCCGGTACTTCTCGTTCATCAACCTGTTCTCCTTCGCGATGCTCGCCCTGGTGGTCGTGGACGATCTCCTGGCGGTCTACATGTGCTGGGAGCTGGTGGGCCTCGGCTCCTACCTGCTGATCGGGCACTGGTACAAGAAGCCCGAAGCGGCCCAGGCCGCCAAGAAGGCGTTCGTCATCACCCGCATCGGCGACTTCGGCTTCCTGCTGGGCATCCTGATGCTGTTCGGGATGTTCGGGACCCTGGAGCTGGATGCCCTGGCCGAGAAGGTCACGCACCTCGAGGGCGTGAAGGCCGCATTCGGCCTGGCGCCGGAAGCCGGCCTGCTGGTCGCGGCCGTGCTCCTCTTCTGGGGCCCCATCGGCAAGAGCGCCCAGTTCCCCCTGCACGTGTGGCTCCCCGACGCGATGGAGGGCCCCACGCCCGTTTCGGCCCTCATCCACGCGGCCACGATGGTCGCGGCCGGCGTGTACCTGACGGCGCGCACGATGTTCCTGTTTGCCGCCGCGCCGCACGGGGCGCTGCAGTTCGTCGGCTGGATTGGCGCCATCACCGCGTTGCTGGCCGGCTCGCTCGCGCTCGCGCAATGGGACATCAAGCGCATCCTGGCCTACTCCACGGTGTCGCAACTGGGCTACATGATGCTGGCATTGGGCTTCGGGCCCATCGGCGTGGCAGCGTCCATCTTCCACCTGTTCAATCACGCCTTCTTCAAGGCCCTGCTCTTCCTGGGGTCGGGGAGCGTCATCCACGCCACGCATTCGCAGGACATCCGCGAGATGGGCGGGCTCCGGAAGTACATGCCGTGGACGTTCTGGCCGTTCACGATCGCCACCTTGTCCATCGCGGGCGTGCCGCTGCTGTCGGGCTTCTGGAGCAAGGATGCCATCCTGTACCTGGCCTGGGAGCACGACAAGGCGTTGTGGGCCGTCGGGACGCTCGTGGCCGGCCTCACGGCCTTCTACATGGCGCGGCTCTGGTTCTACACCTTCGCGGGCACGTACCGGGGAGAAGCCGAGGGACGGGCGCATCCGCACGAGTCGCCCTGGCCCATGACGTTTCCGCTGGCCGTGCTCGCGGTCCCATCGGTGCTGTCGGGCTACTGGGGCACGCCCTGGGCGGACGGGTTCAAGGACTTCCTGATGGGTGGCCTCGCGCATTCGCAGCATTTCGCGATCGGTGCGGGGCACGGCGTCGCGCACGGCGCGACACATGGGGCCGGCGGGACGCCGGCGCTCCCGGGTTTTCTCGGCTTGCCAGGCGCTGAATGGCTCGTCATGGGCGTCTCGACCATGGTGGCCCTCGGCGGCCTCGCGGCGGCCTGGGCGTGCTACGGCCGGCAGGCCGCGACCGAACCCCTGGAGAGGCTCGGCGCCGTCTGGACCTTCCTGGCGCGGAAGGCCTACTTCGACGAACTCTACGCCGCCATTCGCGACCGCGTGGTATGGGCCTTCGCGGGCTTCTGCTCGGGCTTCGACAAGTACGTGGTGGACGGCCTGGTCAACCTGGTGGCGCTTGGCAACATCGGCGCCGGCGAGGGCCTCCGGCAAAGCGAGACCGGCAAGGCGCAGACTTACCTCTGGACGCTGGTGGCCGGCACGACGGTGTTCGCGGTGGTCATGGTCGTGTTCCAGAACAGCATCTGGGCCTGGGCGGGCGCGGTCGTGGCCCTGCTGGTCATGCTTGTGTTCGGCCTCTACGATCGCCTGGCGAAGGCATAG
- the nuoK gene encoding NADH-quinone oxidoreductase subunit NuoK, whose translation MFSVPSIQAPFGLPHFLILAGALFCLGLYGVLSQRHAVRVLMSLELMLNAVNIVFVAFSNYLPSATPLRGQIFSLFIIAVAAAETSVALAIFLLMYKHFQSVDMEKVETLKW comes from the coding sequence ATGTTCAGTGTACCGTCCATCCAGGCGCCATTCGGCCTCCCGCACTTCTTGATCCTGGCAGGAGCCCTCTTCTGCCTCGGGCTCTACGGCGTGCTCTCCCAGCGCCACGCGGTGCGCGTGCTGATGAGCCTCGAGCTGATGCTCAACGCCGTCAACATCGTCTTCGTGGCCTTCTCCAACTACTTGCCGTCCGCCACGCCGCTGCGCGGGCAGATCTTCAGCCTCTTCATCATCGCGGTGGCAGCTGCCGAGACCAGCGTGGCCCTGGCTATCTTCCTGCTCATGTACAAGCACTTCCAGTCGGTTGACATGGAAAAAGTCGAGACTTTGAAATGGTAA
- the nuoH gene encoding NADH-quinone oxidoreductase subunit NuoH — protein sequence MPRQDAGRRRLQGQGPGRHQGPARRSLLRPRIAAGRTRSLHGHQQRGQVLPAQTALPVLQPHPVPAGRHRGPEGLRRDGHLRQPRRHPAGGRSVNALLDAFFGIPPFWLGAIGSVLVIFLVVLPAVIVMVLWERKFLGMLTQRPGPNRVGGRFGLLQTVADALKLLTKEDFTPKDADHKLFFIAPVLFMAPTFLVYAVIPFGHFGGKDYAPAIIADLRTGVFFLAAVFSIHTVAILMAGWASNNKYSLMGGIRGVAQAISYELPLVFSFLGVVLLTGSMSTVDMVRAQDGWFYNWFCFAQPVAFLIYLICAVAEVNRVPFDIPEAESELVSGFNTEYSGMRFAMFFLAEYASLLAVSALAATVFLGGWNAPFPTPAAIAASTVGMFVWSVAWFTLKVAVLITVAIWVRGTLPRLRADQLMNFAWKALVPLVLINIFATGLLGLWGRPAVAAGMWLAIALFWAYGAARTPRFHERRRRVAF from the coding sequence ATGCCTCGACAGGATGCCGGCCGAAGGCGCCTACAAGGCCAAGGTCCCGGCCGTCATCAAGGTCCCGCCCGGCGAAGTCTACTTCGCCCTCGAATCGCCGCGGGGCGAACTCGGAGCCTACATGGTCACCAACAACGCGGACAAGTGCTACCGGCTCAAACTGCGCTGCCCGTCCTACAACCACACCCAGTTCCTGCCGGTCGCCATCGTGGGCCAGAAGGTCTCCGACGTGATGGCCATCTTCGGCAGCCTCGACGTCATCCTGCCGGAGGTCGATCGGTGAACGCCCTGCTCGACGCCTTCTTCGGTATCCCGCCGTTCTGGCTCGGGGCCATCGGCTCGGTGCTGGTGATCTTCCTGGTCGTGCTGCCGGCGGTCATCGTGATGGTCCTGTGGGAACGCAAGTTTCTCGGCATGCTCACCCAGCGCCCCGGGCCAAACCGCGTGGGCGGCCGCTTCGGCCTCCTGCAGACGGTCGCCGACGCGCTCAAGCTCCTCACCAAGGAGGACTTCACGCCCAAGGACGCCGACCACAAGCTGTTCTTCATCGCGCCCGTCCTCTTCATGGCCCCCACGTTCCTCGTCTACGCGGTGATCCCGTTCGGCCACTTCGGCGGCAAGGATTACGCGCCGGCGATCATCGCGGACCTCCGTACCGGGGTCTTCTTCCTGGCGGCCGTCTTCTCGATCCACACGGTGGCGATCCTCATGGCGGGCTGGGCGTCCAACAACAAGTACTCGCTGATGGGCGGGATCCGCGGCGTGGCCCAGGCCATCAGCTACGAGCTGCCGCTGGTCTTCAGCTTCCTGGGCGTGGTGCTGCTGACCGGGTCGATGTCCACCGTGGACATGGTCAGGGCGCAGGATGGCTGGTTCTACAACTGGTTCTGCTTCGCGCAGCCCGTCGCGTTCCTCATCTACCTGATCTGCGCGGTGGCCGAGGTCAATCGCGTGCCGTTCGACATCCCCGAGGCCGAATCGGAGCTGGTGTCCGGCTTCAACACCGAGTACTCGGGCATGCGCTTCGCGATGTTCTTCCTCGCCGAGTACGCCTCGCTGCTGGCCGTCTCGGCCCTGGCCGCCACGGTGTTCCTCGGCGGCTGGAACGCGCCGTTCCCGACGCCCGCAGCGATCGCGGCGAGCACGGTCGGCATGTTCGTCTGGTCGGTGGCCTGGTTCACGCTCAAGGTTGCCGTGCTCATCACCGTGGCGATCTGGGTCCGGGGCACACTGCCTCGCCTCCGGGCCGATCAACTCATGAACTTCGCCTGGAAGGCCCTGGTGCCCCTGGTGCTGATCAACATCTTCGCGACGGGCCTGCTGGGGCTGTGGGGCCGGCCGGCCGTGGCCGCCGGGATGTGGCTCGCGATCGCCTTGTTCTGGGCATACGGTGCGGCGCGGACGCCCAGGTTCCACGAGCGGCGGAGGAGGGTGGCATTTTGA
- a CDS encoding NADH-quinone oxidoreductase subunit B: MGVGATLPPELENNVGITTIDALYNWAKSNSVWPLGFATACCGIEMIATVTPRFDISRFGSEVFRATPRQADLMIVAGTITKKMAPVVKLLYEQMPEPKWVIAMGACAVAGGVFNECYSVVDGVDRLIPVDVFIPGCPPRPEAVIHGLMQLQKKIRTESMLDRQERIARHLAYQKELSDEATRRHLGDDTKLQLPGLPT, from the coding sequence ATGGGCGTAGGAGCGACATTGCCGCCCGAACTCGAGAACAACGTCGGCATCACGACGATCGACGCGCTCTACAACTGGGCCAAGTCCAACTCGGTCTGGCCCCTGGGCTTCGCGACCGCGTGCTGCGGCATCGAGATGATCGCGACCGTCACGCCGCGCTTCGACATCTCGCGCTTCGGGTCTGAGGTCTTCCGCGCCACGCCGCGGCAGGCCGACCTCATGATCGTGGCCGGCACCATCACCAAGAAGATGGCGCCGGTCGTCAAGCTGCTCTACGAGCAGATGCCCGAGCCCAAGTGGGTCATCGCGATGGGCGCCTGCGCCGTGGCCGGCGGCGTCTTCAACGAGTGCTACAGCGTGGTGGACGGCGTGGATCGGCTCATCCCGGTGGACGTCTTCATTCCCGGCTGCCCGCCGCGGCCGGAAGCCGTCATTCACGGCCTCATGCAGCTCCAGAAGAAGATCCGCACCGAGAGCATGCTGGATCGGCAGGAGCGCATCGCGCGCCACCTGGCATACCAGAAGGAACTCTCGGACGAGGCCACGCGGCGCCATCTGGGCGACGACACCAAGCTGCAACTGCCGGGGTTACCGACATGA